Proteins encoded by one window of Mercenaria mercenaria strain notata chromosome 4, MADL_Memer_1, whole genome shotgun sequence:
- the LOC128556278 gene encoding uncharacterized protein LOC128556278, protein MLCSVCVKHQRRPKKCVPGRAEWVDIPCTSIRRSSLVFHKDSDSHKKALVFDVAEAKTDGVIEACFVREEHVNREAMTASMTLLYFPCKEEIPHTTKHKPLVDVAKTLGVDVLNSLEKGDNAKYTKLISLCCHSANKFHRNRRLKL, encoded by the coding sequence ATGTTGTGTTCAGTATGTGTAAAGCACCAGAGAAGGCCAAAGAAGTGTGTTCCTGGTAGAGCTGAGTGGGTTGACATTCCATGTACCTCAATAAGGCGATCATCTTTAGTATTTCATAAGGACTCAGACTCACACAAGAAAGCATTGGTATTTGACGTTGCGGAAGCAAAAACAGATGGTGTGATCGAGGCTTGTTTTGTGAGGGAAGAACATGTGAACCGTGAGGCAATGACAGCATCTATGACACTGCTTTACTTTCCGTGTAAGGAGGAAATTCCCCACACCACCAAACACAAACCTTTAGTTGATGTAGCTAAGACATTAGGAGTGGATGTTCTAAATAGTTTGGAGAAAGGGGATAATGCCAAGTACACAAAATTGATAAGTTTAtgttgtcattcagcaaataaattccacaggaatagaagactgaaactttaa